From a region of the Streptomyces sp. NBC_00193 genome:
- a CDS encoding carbohydrate ABC transporter permease, with protein MSAPTLPGTSREEFVRAFKRNLSAHGFLIGAVLCFSFFSWYPMVREFLLAFQKTEGGAVHWVGWDNFRYVFNDPAFWQAWRNTLLFSGLALVLGFAVPFVVSIVLNEFRHAQGYLRLLVYLPVMMPPVASILLFKYFYDPGYGVFNRILEFLHLPAQDWLQSTDTAMVSVVIASTWMNMGGATLIYLAALQGIPGELYEAAELDGAGVLRKIWHVTIPQTKLILSLMLLMQIIATMQVFVEPFMLTGGAGPEGSTTTVVVLIYQYAFSFNQYGGAAALGLCLLVLLAGFSAVYVRLSRDNEN; from the coding sequence ATGTCGGCTCCCACCCTGCCCGGTACCTCTCGTGAGGAATTCGTCCGGGCGTTCAAGCGGAACCTCTCGGCCCACGGCTTTCTGATCGGCGCCGTCCTCTGCTTCTCTTTCTTCTCCTGGTACCCGATGGTCCGGGAGTTCCTGCTGGCCTTCCAGAAGACCGAGGGCGGAGCCGTCCACTGGGTCGGCTGGGACAATTTCCGCTACGTCTTCAACGACCCGGCGTTCTGGCAGGCCTGGCGCAACACCCTGCTCTTCAGCGGGCTCGCGCTGGTACTCGGCTTCGCCGTCCCGTTCGTGGTCTCGATCGTGCTCAACGAATTCCGGCACGCACAGGGCTACTTGCGCCTGCTGGTCTACCTCCCGGTGATGATGCCGCCGGTCGCCTCGATCCTGCTCTTCAAGTACTTCTACGACCCCGGTTACGGGGTCTTCAACAGGATTCTGGAATTCCTGCACCTGCCGGCGCAAGACTGGCTGCAATCCACCGATACCGCGATGGTCTCCGTCGTCATAGCTTCCACGTGGATGAACATGGGCGGCGCGACCCTGATCTACCTGGCAGCCCTCCAGGGCATCCCCGGAGAGCTCTACGAGGCGGCGGAACTCGACGGAGCCGGGGTGCTGCGCAAGATCTGGCACGTCACGATCCCGCAGACCAAGCTCATCCTCTCGCTGATGCTGCTCATGCAGATCATCGCGACGATGCAGGTGTTCGTCGAACCGTTCATGCTCACCGGCGGCGCCGGCCCCGAAGGATCGACCACCACCGTCGTCGTCCTCATCTACCAGTACGCCTTCAGTTTCAACCAGTACGGCGGCGCCGCGGCCCTGGGCCTGTGCCTGCTCGTCCTGCTCGCCGGTTTCTCCGCCGTGTACGTCCGGCTGAGCCGCGACAACGAGAACTGA
- a CDS encoding ABC transporter substrate-binding protein, which produces MRTNIRRTTATALVSALAVTALAACGTSSSGDDTKNQPSGGSTDASAPLDPKTKVTLSIDCMPPAAKAAELKQWKEDVAEFNKTYPNVTIDGRSTPGQCLEPPRFTAMLKAKSQPDVFYAYFTDLKQVLDNDGAEDISSYVTAQSIPGFGDIDKNVVNTLKQDGKLYGLPTSNYTMGLLINRKLFQQAGLNPDQPPRTWDEVRAAAKKIAALGNGTAGYGEYSVENTGGWHFTAAMYGMGGDVVGADGKAAFNNPTGKQIVDNLHAMRWEDDSMGKTQLLKWGDLQKQMASDKLGMFLAAPDDITYMVQQLSGKYENFGMGPIPGGAATLAGGNGYMIKKGSSPDKVKAAIAWLNFKTLAVGKGQFKYDRSKADGLPVGLPQPAFFTGASKAKDDELKAANATMPVVNFKPFLDNPVAGKAEPAKAQEVYKVLDKVMSAVLTNKDADSAQLLAEAEKAVNQVLANQ; this is translated from the coding sequence ATGAGAACCAACATCCGCCGCACCACCGCGACCGCCCTCGTCTCGGCGCTCGCCGTCACCGCCCTCGCGGCCTGTGGCACGAGCAGCAGCGGGGACGACACCAAGAACCAGCCGTCCGGCGGTTCCACGGACGCCTCCGCGCCGCTCGACCCGAAGACCAAGGTCACCCTCTCCATCGACTGCATGCCGCCGGCGGCCAAGGCTGCCGAGCTCAAGCAGTGGAAGGAGGACGTGGCGGAGTTCAACAAGACCTACCCGAACGTCACGATCGACGGCCGCTCCACCCCCGGCCAGTGCCTGGAGCCCCCGCGGTTCACGGCGATGCTCAAGGCCAAGTCGCAGCCGGACGTCTTCTACGCCTACTTCACCGACCTCAAGCAGGTGCTGGACAACGACGGCGCCGAGGACATCTCCTCCTACGTCACGGCCCAGTCGATCCCGGGCTTCGGCGACATCGACAAGAACGTCGTCAACACCCTCAAGCAGGACGGCAAGCTCTACGGGCTGCCCACCAGCAACTACACGATGGGCCTGCTGATCAACCGCAAGCTCTTCCAGCAGGCGGGCCTCAACCCCGACCAGCCCCCGCGCACCTGGGACGAGGTCCGCGCGGCCGCCAAGAAGATCGCGGCGCTCGGCAACGGCACCGCCGGCTACGGCGAGTACAGCGTCGAGAACACCGGCGGCTGGCACTTCACGGCCGCCATGTACGGCATGGGCGGCGACGTCGTCGGAGCCGACGGCAAGGCGGCCTTCAACAACCCGACCGGCAAGCAGATCGTCGACAACCTCCACGCCATGCGCTGGGAGGACGACAGCATGGGCAAGACCCAGCTGCTCAAGTGGGGTGACCTGCAGAAGCAGATGGCCTCGGACAAGCTCGGCATGTTCCTCGCCGCGCCCGACGACATCACCTACATGGTGCAGCAGCTCTCCGGCAAGTACGAGAACTTCGGCATGGGCCCCATCCCCGGCGGCGCCGCGACGCTGGCCGGCGGCAACGGCTACATGATCAAGAAGGGCAGCTCGCCGGACAAGGTCAAGGCCGCCATCGCCTGGCTGAACTTCAAGACGCTCGCGGTCGGCAAGGGCCAGTTCAAGTACGACCGTTCCAAGGCCGACGGCCTGCCGGTCGGGCTTCCGCAGCCCGCCTTCTTCACCGGCGCCAGCAAGGCCAAGGACGACGAGCTGAAGGCCGCCAACGCCACCATGCCGGTCGTCAACTTCAAGCCCTTCCTGGACAACCCGGTGGCCGGCAAGGCCGAGCCGGCGAAGGCCCAGGAGGTCTACAAGGTCCTCGACAAGGTGATGTCGGCGGTCCTGACCAACAAGGACGCCGACTCGGCGCAGCTCCTCGCGGAGGCCGAGAAGGCCGTCAACCAGGTGCTGGCCAACCAGTAG
- a CDS encoding LacI family DNA-binding transcriptional regulator, with protein MTRRLAQVAKKVGVSEATVSRVLNGKPGVSETTRQSVLTALDVLGYERPTQLRGERARLVGLVLPELQNPIFPAFAEVIGGALAQQGLTPVLCTQTTGGVSEADYVELLLQQQVSGVVFAGGLFAQADAPHEHYRLLHDRKVPVVLINASIEDLGFPCVSCDDAVAVEQAWRHLASLGHERIGLVLGPPDHIPSLRKLVAAQAVAAAAGTELPAAHVERALFSLEGGHAATSRLLDRGVTGIICASDPLALGAIRAARRRGLDVPGQVSVVGYDDSAFMNCTEPPLTTVRQPIEAMGRAAVELLTAQIQGAAVQPGELLFEPELVVRGSTAQAPRPRPE; from the coding sequence ATGACGCGACGACTTGCTCAAGTGGCGAAGAAGGTGGGGGTCAGCGAGGCAACGGTCAGCCGGGTGCTCAACGGCAAGCCGGGCGTCTCGGAGACAACCCGCCAGTCCGTGCTCACCGCACTGGACGTCCTCGGCTACGAACGCCCCACCCAGCTGCGCGGCGAACGTGCCCGGCTGGTCGGCCTGGTCCTGCCGGAACTCCAGAACCCGATCTTCCCGGCCTTCGCCGAGGTGATCGGCGGCGCGCTGGCCCAGCAGGGGCTGACCCCGGTGCTCTGCACGCAGACCACCGGCGGGGTCTCCGAGGCCGACTACGTCGAGCTCCTGCTCCAGCAGCAGGTCTCCGGCGTCGTCTTCGCCGGTGGCCTCTTCGCGCAGGCCGACGCCCCGCACGAGCACTACCGGCTGCTCCACGACCGCAAGGTCCCGGTGGTGCTCATCAACGCCTCGATAGAGGACCTCGGCTTCCCGTGCGTCTCCTGCGACGACGCCGTCGCGGTCGAACAGGCCTGGCGCCACCTGGCCTCCCTCGGCCACGAACGCATCGGGCTGGTGCTCGGCCCGCCCGACCACATCCCCTCCCTGCGCAAGCTGGTGGCCGCCCAGGCGGTCGCCGCCGCGGCCGGCACCGAGCTGCCCGCGGCGCACGTGGAGCGGGCGCTGTTCTCCCTGGAGGGCGGCCACGCGGCCACGTCGAGGCTGCTGGACCGCGGGGTGACCGGCATCATCTGCGCGAGCGACCCGCTGGCCCTGGGGGCCATCAGGGCGGCCCGCCGGCGCGGGCTCGACGTGCCCGGCCAGGTCTCCGTCGTCGGGTACGACGACTCGGCCTTCATGAACTGCACCGAACCCCCGCTGACCACCGTCCGGCAGCCCATCGAGGCCATGGGCAGGGCTGCCGTGGAGCTGCTCACCGCGCAGATCCAGGGCGCCGCCGTACAGCCCGGAGAGCTGCTCTTCGAGCCCGAGCTCGTCGTGCGGGGCTCCACCGCACAGGCCCCGCGCCCCCGTCCGGAGTAA